AAATGGCTGCAAGATGAGTATAAATGCGAAGTGGTGACCTTTACCGCCGATATCGGTCAGGGCGAGGAGCTAGAACCCGCACGCCAAAAAGCGCTGGAGCTCGGTATAAAACCCGAAAATATATTTATAGAGGATTTAAAAGAAGAATTTGCGCGAGATTTCGTATTTCCGATGTTTAGAGCAAACGCCGTTTACGAGGGCGAGTATCTACTAGGCACCTCGATAGCTCGCCCGCTGATAGCTAAAAAACAAGCCGAAATCGCCGCCAAAGTAGGCGCCGACGGCGTAAGCCACGGAGCAACCGGCAAAGGCAACGACCAAGTGCGCTTCGAGCTAGGCTACTACGCGCTGGGAGATAACCTAACCATCATCGCTCCTTGGCGCGAGTGGGATCTAAACAGCCGCGAAAAGCTACTAAAATACGCCGAAAAAAACGGTATCAAAATAGAAAAGAAACCGGGCAAAAGCCCCTACTCTATGGACGCAAATTTACTCCATATCAGCTACGAAGGCTTGGTGCTTGAAAACCCGGCTCAAGCTCCGGAAGCCGATATGTGGCGCTGGACGGTAAGCCCGAAAGACGCTCCGAACGAAAGCGAAATAATAGAAATCGGCTACGAAAAAGGCGATCCCGTTAGCATAAACGGCAAAAAAATGAGCCCGGCGGCGCTGCTAGCCGAGCTAAACCGCTTAGGCGCCAAACACGGTATCGGCAGACTCGATCTAGTAGAAAACCGCTCGGTCGGCATGAAAAGCCGCGGCTGCTACGAAACTCCGGGCGGCACGATAATGCTAAAAGCTCACCGCGCGATCGAGAGTATCACGCTAGACCGCGGCGCGGCGCACCTAAAGGACGAGCTAATGCCTCGCTACGCAGAGCTTATCTATAACGGCTACTGGTGGTCGCCTGAGCGTATCATGCTGCAAGCGCTCATCGACAAGAGTCAAGAAAACGTAAACGGCACGGTCAAAGTCGAGCTCTACAAGGGCAACGTCATCGTACTAGGACGCGACAGCAAGACGGACAATCTCTTTAGCGAAGCATTTTGCACGTTTGAAGAAGATAGCGTGTTTGATCAAAAAGATGCGAACGGATTTATCAAGCTAAACGCGCTAAGATTTATCATCGGACGCAAAAACGGACGCAAATTTAACTAAATAAAAGGATAAAAATGAAAGTACTACTGATAAAAGACGTAAAATCGCTCGGAAAAGCCGGCGAAATCAAAGAGGTAAAAGAAGGCTACGGAAATAACTTCCTAATCGGCAAAGGCTTTGCTAAAGCCGCGACCCCCGATGTTTTGCGCCAGTACGAAGCCGAGCAAAAACGTAAGGCCGAGGAGCTAAAATACGAGATCGCAAATATAGAAAAGCTAAAATCCGAGATCGAAAAAATCACGCTCAAGGTTAAAAAGCCGCTCGGAGCAAACGGCGCGCTATTTGGCGCGGTGACGAAGGACGAGATTTCAGAAGCGCTAGAAAAAAATCATCATCTAGTCGTAGATAAAAAGGCGTTTGATTTTGCTCACACTATAAAAGCGACCGGCATCTACGAAGTGGATGTCAAGCTCGGCCATGCCGTGCGCGCCACGCTAAAACTAGACGTCGAGGGCGAATAAGTGTTTCACGCGACTACCATTTTAGCCTACAAAGGCAAGAACAAATCGGTCATCGGTGGCGACGGACAAGTGAGCTTTGGCAATACGGTGCTAAAAGGCAACGCGGTAAAAATCCGCAAAATCCACGGCGGCAATGTCCTAGCGGGCTTTGCCGGCAGCACAGCCGATGCGTTTAATCTCTTTGATATGTTTGAAAACAACCTCGAGCACGCCAAAGGCGACCTGCTAAAAGCGGTGATCGAGTTTAGCAAAGAGTGGCGCAAGGATAAATATCTGCGCAAGCTAGAAGCTATGATGCTGGTGCTTGACCGCGAGAAAATTTTCCTTTTAAGCGGAACGGGCGATGTCGTAGAGCCAGAGGATGGCAAGATAGCCGCTATCGGAAGCGGCGGCAACTATGCCCTATCCGCTGCCCGCGCGCTGGATAAATTTGCCCAGATCGACGAAGAGGAGCTCGTAAAAGAGAGCCTAAAGATCGCGGGCGAAATTTGCATTTACACAAACACGAACATAAAAACCTACGTTTTAGAATAGAGAAAAGATGAATTTAACCCCAAAAGAGATAGTGAAATTTTTAGACGATTACGTCATCGGGCAAAAGGACGCCAAAAAGATCATCGCCATCGCGCTACGAAACCGCTACCGCAGGATGAAACTAGATAAAACGATGCAAGACGACATAATGCCAAAAAACATCCTGATGATAGGCTCGACGGGCGTGGGCAAAACCGAGATCGCAAGGCGTCTGTCAAAGATGATGGGCTTGCCGTTTATCAAAGTAGAAGCTAGCAAATACACCGAAGTGGGCTTCGTCGGACGCGACGTAGAAAGCATGGTGCGCGACCTGGCGGCTGCGTCGGTAAATTTGGTCAAAGCCGAACAGCGCGAGAAAAACCGTGAGAAAATCGACGAATACGTAAAAGATAAGATAATAAAAAAACTCCTGCCGCCTCTGCCCACAGGCGCGAGCGAAGAGAAAAAAGCAGACTACGAAAAAAGCTACGAAAAGATGATGAGCAGGCTCGAAAACGGCGATCTAGATGATCTAAACATCGAGATAGAAGTCGTACAAAATAGCTTTGACGCGGGAGCGAACGTGCCGCCCGATATGGCGCAAATGCAAGAGAGCTTCGTCAAAATCATCGGCCTAAGCAACAAAACCGTCAAAAAAGAGATGAAGGTAAAAGACGCTAAAGAAGCGCTCAAAAACGAAGCTAGCGATAAAATTTTAGATATGGAGAGCATCAAAACAGAAGCCGTGCGAAGAGCCGAGAACGAAGGCATAATCTTTATCGACGAGATCGATAAAGTCGCGGTGAGCTCCGGAAACTCAGGCAGGCAAGATCCGAGCAAAGAAGGCGTACAGCGCGACTTGCTACCTATCGTGGAGGGCTCGACGGTAACTACCAAATTTGGCGCCATAAAGACCGACCATATCCTTTTTATCGCCGCGGGCGCCTTTCACATCAGCAAGCCAAGCGATCTAATCCCGGAGCTTCAGGGACGTTTCCCGTTGCGAGTCGAGCTTGATAGCCTAGATGAAAATGCGCTGTATCAAATTTTAACTCAGCCTAAAAATTCGCTACTCAAACAATATGAAGCGCTTTTAAAAACCGAAAATGTTGAGCTTAAATTTAACGATGAAGCCATCAGGGCTATCGCCAAAATAGCTCAAAACGCAAACGAAAAAATGGAAGATATCGGCGCTAGACGCCTACACACCGTGATCGAGCGCGTGATCGAGGATATCAGCTTTGAGGCTAACGAGCACGGCGGCGAGACGGTAGAAGTGGACAAAGCCCTCGTAGAAAAGCGCCTCTCAGACGTCGTCGAGGACCAGGATCTAGCGAGATATATCTTATGAAATCAGGCTTTGTTAGCATCATAGGCCGTACGAATGCAGGCAAAAGCTCGCTTTTAAATTTTTTGCTTGATGCGAAGATCACTATCGTCTCGCACAAGCAAAACGCCACGAGGCGTAAGATCAGCGGTATCGTGATGAACGGCGAGGATCAGATCGTTTTTACCGATACGCCGGGACTTCACGAAAGCAACAAGACGCTAAATAAGCTAATGATAAACGAAGCGATAAAATCGATGGGCGACTGCGATGCGATCGTATTTTTGGCGCCTATTCACGACGACATAGACGACTACGTCAAATTTTTAAATCTAAATCCGCAAAAACCTCATATTCTGGTGCTTACCAAGGTCGACGAAGTCTCAAATGCAAAAGTACTTGAAAAAATCGCGCAATATCAAAAATTTCAAGACAAATTTACCGCGCTTTTGCCTTTTAGCATCAAAAAGCAAACTTATAAAAAGCCGCTTTTGGATGAGATTTGCAAGCTTTTGCCTGAGCACGAGTATTTTTACGATCCGGAATTTTTAACGCCGACAAATGAAAAGGAAATTTTTCGTGAATTTATCCTTGAGGCACTCTATGACAATCTAAGCGACGAGATCCCCTACTCCACCGACGTACTTATAGATAAAGTCAAAGAAAAACCGGAAATAACTGAAATTTATGCCACCATAATCACCGAGCGCGAGATACACAAATCTATGATTATCGGAAAAAACGGGCAAACCATCAAAAGAATCGGGATAAATTCAAGAAAGTTAATATCAAATTTTACGGGACAAAAAATACTCGTAAAGCTCGTTGTAGTGGTTAAAAAAGACTGGCGAAAAGACGAAAAAACTATAAAAAGCTTGAATATTTTATAAACGTTTGTTAAGTTGCGTCACTTTTTATGATATAATACATATGTGATTTGTCTATGATTTAGCAGTGGCTAAATTTGAAGCAAGTCGCAGATAAAGGAAGGATAAAAATGGCAAAAAGTAAAAACGCTACTCCGGCAATAGTCGCGTATGATCCATACTTGCAAACATCTTTTGCTTTTTCCGACAACAAAATTCAACCCGTGGAATTAAGCAAAGCTAATAAAAATAGCTATTTTGTGTCATACATAAAATATAAAGATCTTATTGTAGGAAATGTAGAGATACCGTCCTCAACCGAAGAAGACGACGTATCAAATTTAATCACTATTAAAGCCTATGAGTTATTTAGTTTGGATCCGGCAGCCGAGTATAAAATAGTATATAACGAATTTAACGGAGTTTCGTCCGAAAATAAAATTTTCAATGTATTTATATTAGACGTATTATCGGGTGATAAACTATTGTCGCTATTTGTCAAAAAAATACCATATATTGACTATGTAGTAGCCGCTCCTTTGGCTTTTGAGGCGCTGTATAAGAAAAATATACTATCGGCTCAAAACGTAGATGCATTTATAGTAATGCAAGAAGATGATGCATTTATAGCCGTATATCAAAACGGAGAATATGCACAATCAAGGCCGTTTAGATACTCATCAAGAACTATCAGCGAAAAATTTTCCACCTTAAGCGGCGATAAGTTAAACGATAGTTCTTTTTTTAATATCATAAAAGACGGCACAAATACGCCAAACGAAAGAAATAAGTCCTTTATAGTAGAAATTTTTGATGAGATAATTTATTATACTAGCGATGTAATTGATAGTTTAAATAGATTCGGCGGAGCCAATGTATCAAATTTATATATAGTCTCAGATGTCCCGATGGGAGATTTTTGCGAATGCATTAAAGAAAAAATTGGCTTAATCGCAAGCAACCTTAATGTTTCAGTAGCCATAAACTCAAAAGAAGTTCAAGCCAGTACCCTAAATGAAATCTTAGTAGTTAATGCGCAGTACTATCAAGAGACACGCGACAATAGCTTCAACTTTTCAAATTTTTTAAGGCCGCTTCCGTTATTCCAGCGCAGTAGTGGTAAGCTAATAATGTATTCTCTGCTGGGTATTTTAGGCGGTATAGCTTGGCCAATATATCTTTACGTTTTTGCTACGATAACAGATATAGATACTGCTGACAAAAGAAGCGAGCTCGAAGTCAACCAGAGAGACTTAGAGAGGATAGAGGCAGAGCTAGCAAGGCTGCAACAAGAAAAAAACAATATAATCGCAAATATCGGGCTAGAAGAAGAAAAGATGAATTTTAGAAAAAATACGATCTCTGAAATTTATAATAAAAAAGTAGAATATCCTATGAAAAGTATAGTTTTGTTTGAACTTAGTAATCTAATAAACAACAAAGATATACAAACAGCCAAGATAGTGAATTCAAATAGAGATATGAAGATTATGCTAGTTAGTAAGGATGAGAAAAAACTGACTGAACTTATACAAAATATTAGTAATTCAGATAAATACTCTATAACGACAAAAGAGATATCTCTAGATAAAAAATACGGCGTTCCTTCATATGAAACAAATGTTACTATAAAGATAAAATAATGAGAAATGATAATATTTTTACAAAAATCGATAACTATTTCGATAATAAGAAACCGAGCGAAGTTTCCGTAATGCTTCTTGCAAGTCTAATACTTAGCGGAGTCGTTATATACTATGCAATCATGCCATATGCACAAGAGTACCACGACAACGCAATGTCTGAAAATAGTTCTGTAACAACCAAGCTAAATGAAGTTAATAGTAAGCTTGATAGCCTAAGTTTAAATAACGATAGAAATAACGATAGAAATTTCAAAATAAATCAAGAAAAAAATAGCATTAAACAATTGCAAATAAAACTCGCAGATACGCAAAAAATGAATCAATACTTTGATGATAAGCTAAAAGAGTTATCTTACCTAATATTTAGCGAACAAAGCTGGGCTGACTTTTTAGACAATCTAGCTTTGCTAGCTAATAAAAATAATGTAAAAATAACAAAAATATCAAATACCTTTAAGGAGCCTAGTGCCGAAAAAATAGAGCAAATGCTAGATATAAACATATCAGTAGACGGGGGCTTTAAAGACATAGTAGGATATATTAATGCCATTGAAGAATCAAAACTGGTTGTTGATGTGAGCAATATTGACATCAATTCTACAAACGGAAAACTTAAGGGTAATCTAGGAGTATATGTATGGGGGATAAAATATCAATGAAAGCATACGGTATTACTTTACTATTGTTAGCAAATTTAGCATCTTTTGCCAGTGACGCCCAAAGTGAGATTGAGGGATATGAAGATAAATTTGCAGCTATAAATAAAGAGAGAAGGGGGCTTGATGCTTCTGATTTAAATAAGCTATCGGATCCTTTTCTCAAAACAAAATCCGTTACATATGATTCTGAAGGCAACTCTACAGCTAGCCTATTTGAACTACAAGCTTTATTTAATAATAAAGCAAAAATTAACGGAAAATGGTATTACGTAAAAGATAAAATAGGCGAATATGAACTGTCTGTAATCAAAGGAACAAGTGTTGTCCTGGCAAATAAGGAACAGAAAATAGACTTAAATTTAAAAAAAGGAGAAAACAAAAATGTTATCATTAAAATTAAATAGAATCATACCTATATCTATATTTACGGCATTAACGTTATCTTCACTTAACGCTGGTAGCTGCGATAATAGAGTATTTAATCTTAAAATAAACGAGCAAGTTACAGTACAAGAAGTATTAACTCAGCTCTCAGATATGTGTCATTTTAGTATCGTATCAAAAGATCAGTTTGCAAAAGATGCAATAGGCGAGCAAATATTTGGCGTAAATATAAAGGATAAAACACTAAATGAAATTTTTGCTTTATTGTTATCTGAAAAAGATATGAGCTATACATTTTCTCAAGATGTGTTAAAAATTTCTTCCCTTCAAACAAAGACTTTTAAGATCGATTACATAACTTCTATTAGAGAAGGTACCGCAATAACAAAAGCATCTGTTGATTCAGCACCCACAGAAGTTGGAGAAGAGCAAGAGGATCAAGCTGCTGGAGATATTGGCAGTGGCGGTGGCAAGCTTGATAATATTATAAAAACTACGGAAAAATTTGATTTTTGGGAAAAGCTTGACACAGAGATAAAAGCCATCCTAAACAATACTACAGAAAGTATAGTTGCACCAGATCCTGTAATTAATGCAAATGCCGGATTAGTAACGGTCACTGGTACTGCGGCTCAGTTAAGGAGGGTTTCCGAATACATTAAAGATATACAAGAAAGGCTAAAAAAACAGGTAGTGATTGACGTATCAATAGTATCTGTCGAACTTGCAAATAGCTACACAAAAGGCGTAGATTGGAGTAAATTTAATATAGGATTTAAAACTGGACTATATAACCGTCCAGTTACAACTGGGGTAACAGAAACAGTAGGACAAGATGCCAATGGAAATCCTACAACTACATTGAGTAGAACTTATGGTTTAATACCAGCAAATGATCTATTTTGGTCAAATAGAGGGAATGGTCTTGGAGGCGGTTTTTCTCAAAGTATGAATTTGATTGCCGGATTTAACTTTAACCTAGATGGCGTACTCAATTTCCTCGAAACTAACGGACGTACAAAGATAGTATCAAGCCCTAAAATTACAACACTAAACAATCAACAAGCGTTAATATCCGTAGGCGATAATGTAAACTATCGAGTCCAGCAAGAAAGTCAAAACAATAACTCCCTAAACGGTAGAACTACCGTTACATATAAGCAGTATTCTGTATTTATAGGTATATTACTAAATATTCTACCTGAAGTTTCAGACGACAATAAGATTATGCTTAGAATAAACCCGTCATTAAGTAGTTTTAAATACAATGAAGACGATACTAGACAAAGTACCGCCATACGTGAAATAGCTCCAGATACTGTACAGAAAAAACTTTCAACAGTAGTACAGGTTAATAGTGGCGATACTATTGTTTTAGGAGGTCTTATAGCCCAATCCAAAGGCAAAGAAAATACCAAAGTTCCTTTTTTAGGAGATATTCCAGTTCTCGGAAATGCTTTTAAGAGCACAAAAGATAACTTGAGAACTACTGAGCTCGTTTTTATAATAACCCCAAGAATAGTTGATATATCAAATCCGACGCCGATAAATCAATCACTAAAAGATTTGGGATTTTCAAGGTCGATATATGAGCGGTAACAAATATACTACTATAAAAAATATTTTTGCCGATATAGGGCAAGAATCAGACTATATCAATTTGGATAAGTCTATAGTAGCATATAAGAAAATTTTGGATTTATTGCAAAAACCGATAAAGCTTATCGTATTTTACGGTAAGCCCGGGTGTGGTAAAACCTTTTTGTTAAAAAAGATAGTTTCAGATCTAAAAGAGCAAGGCGATATAGTTTTTTTCCCTTATCCTTTTTTCAATGAAGCAGAATTTGTAACGTCGCTATACGAAGGAATTTTTAAAAAGGAACCTCAAGAAAAGATAGAGAGTTACGAGCAATTTATTAAAATATACAAAGCAAAAACAGATGACGTGCAAGATAGAAAACCGGTAGTAGTCATACTAGATGAATCTCAGTTATATCCAGAAATTTTACTGGAGAAGATTCGCATAATGTCAGATAGCGGATTATTTAAATTTTTATTTGCTACGCATGAGTATATAGACAAAGATATACTTTCAAGAGATTATTTTAAGACTAGAGTATGGGAAAATATCGAAATGGGGTCTGTTGACGTCGGCGAGATGAAAGTTTATTTAGAGAATAAATTTCAAAACAATCAGTTTTATTATATTTTTTCAAAATTTACGGAAAGTCAGTTTGAAATTTTAAATAGTTTAAGCGAGGGTAATTTAAGGATGTTAAATAAGCTTATGTTTAATATTTTTGAACTTTACGAGTATTTTGACGCAAATCAACCTACTATAATAGGAGGCAATACGATGGTAACTAAAATAATAGAAATGGCAGCCATTAAATCGGAGCTTATAGATGCTTGAGACATACGAGGTATTGGAATTAGAAAGGCGATGGAGAGCCTATGACAAGAAAAGAAAAGAGTTTAAGTTTAAAGATAAAAAAACTTATATTTACGCAGTATCCGCCGTGCTTGCTATATCCGTATCGGTATCATCGCTTACATTTTATCTACTAAAGGATTCACTGGTTAGCGGCGTTGCCAGTAGTGCTATAAGTAACGAAATTAAAGAGCCAAGTAAAAACTCTAAACATTCAGAGATTAACGAACAAAAGAGGAATCTAGACCCATCAGATAATACTCTTTTAAATTCGGACAATTTTGGTATAAATGAAAACCTGCCTGAAAAGCAAAATAGCAATGTCAGTATATCTGGAGATATCGATCCGCAAGAAGAACAACATGGCTGGGTAAATGTCAATGATTTGCCAAGTAGCACAGACTCTATCGCTAGTTTTTCAGCAGCTAGAAATATAGGTGGTAAACAAGTTGCTATAAAAACACCTACGGAAGAAAAGATAAATTTTGATTCTGATGGTTCCTTTTCATCAAAAAGTACATCAAACGGGCAAGGCATTAACAAATTTCAAATACAGTCATCTACCTCAGAAGTTTCAGTCGATGAATTAAAGGCAAAATTTGATAAAGCTAACAGTTCAGACATAGCCGTCTTAATAGCAAAAAGATACTACAGTACAAAAGATTATCAAAATAGTGAAAAATGGGCTCTAATCGCTAATGAATTAGATAGCAATAATGAAGAGAGCTGGATTATATTTGCTAAATCTAAATATAATCTTAAGCAAAAAAACGATGCCATAAGTGTTTTAAAAATTTATAACGATAAGGCAAATTCTGCCAATATCGAAGATTTAATGAAAAAAATAGAAGACGATACTGCACTGTAAAATTTATGCAGTATCTTGCTTAACGTATTTTTATTTTAGAAAACAAAAGGATATTTTTTAGTGAAGAAAGTTTATGAAATATTTTTATCTACTGCGCAAAAAAATGAACTAATATCTAATGCTCAGTATCAAAATATCACAATGCAGCTAAAAGAAAAAGATGATTTTGAAACAATAATCCACCAAGAAATACCAGACTTAAAAGACGAACTCGTCTACGATATCTTAGGTGAATTGTATAAAAAACAAAGATTAAATATCAATGAAATAACAGAAAATTTTGCAGTAAATTTAAAAGATTTTCTAAAATATATAGCTTCTAAATTTAAATTAGAGTATATTGAGTTAGATAATGTGGACATAGATTATAGGCTTTGTGAAAAAGCACCATTGACGCAACTTAAAACGCACGAAGCCCTTCCTGTCAAAGAAGATGAAATTGCGGTATATGTCGCCTTTAAAAATCCATTTGATATGTCAGCCCAAGATAGGCTTCAGTCTATATTTAACAGAAAGCTACTAAAAACCGTTATCGCAGATCCTGCCAAGATAGACAAATATCTTAGCAAAGTCGAGCTAAACGATAGCGTCAAAGGTATCGTAGCAGAAATCAGAAAAGAACTTTCATCTACGACGGTTGTCGGCGGTAATGCCGACGAAAATAGTTCTGGTATTTTAAAACTTATTGAAGTTATCCTAAGAACATCTATCGTTAGTAGGGCAAGCGATATACATATAGAAGCTACTACGACAAACTGCGTCGTCAGAGGTCGTATAGACGGCATGCTAGCCGAGCTTTTTATATTTGACAAAGACCTATTTCCTCCTTTGGTATCGCGTATGAAGCTACTTTCTAATATGGATATAGCAGAGCGTAGAAAGCCGCAAGACGGACGATTTTCAGCTCAAGTAGCAGGCAAAGAATACGATTTTCGTATCTCTACATTACCTATTTTACATGGTGAAAGTATAGTTTTACGTATTCTAGATAAGTCAAAAGTACTAATAAGCCTTGAAAATTTAGGTATGCATCCGGCCACTTTTGAGAAATTTAACAAAGCAATGAAGGCGCCGTACGGTATTATATTAGTTACCGGTCCGACCGGCTCAGGTAAAACGACTACGCTATATGCAGCCCTAAACGATATAAAAAGCGTAGAGACTAAGATCATTACAGTTGAAGATCCGGTGGAATATCAACTAAACATGATTCAACAAGTCCACGTCAATGAAAAAGTCGGTCTTTCGTTTGCTGCTGCTCTTCGTTCTATTTTAAGACAAGACCCCGACATTATAATGATAGGCGAGATCAGAGACCAGGAAACTCTTCGCATAGCTATTCAAGCCGCATTAACCGGTCACTTAGTATTTTCAACGCTGCATACAAACGATGCAATAAGCGCGGTCACTAGAATAGCAGATATGGGTATAGAGCCTTATCTTATTAGCGGAGCGTTGGTAGCCATAGAAGCTCAAAGACTTGTAAGAAAATTATGTCCAAACTGCAAACAAAAGACGATTTTACCTTCAAATTTACAAGAACAGTTTAAAGACTTTTTACCGCAAGAATATCAGTTTTACAAACATGTAGGTTGCGATCAATGCTCTCAAACCGGATATATGGGCCGAGAAATGATAAGCGAGGTTTTACCTATAAGCGATACCATTTCAGCAATGATAGCAAACGGTACAACAAAAGAAGCTATTAAAGAAGTTGCATACAGGGAACACTTTATAGATATGTTTAAAGATGGAATCATAAGAGCAGCTAGGGGCGTTACAACGATAGATGAAGTATTTAGGGTGGCTAAAATATGAAATTTTTTGAAGTAGAATATATGGCTAACGGTCGTAGGCAAAAGATGACCCTAAAGGCTAATAATAAAAGCGAGGCGCAAGCCATAGCAAAAACTAGGAATGCCGGCGTGGTCGTAAAGGTCGGAGAAACGAAAAATGTTCCCATTCAAGAACAGTTTGGAGATTTAGTAGAAAAGATGTCCGTCTTTTTGGGTGGCTCAAAGATAAAGATAAATAATCTAATTGCTTCTTTTAGACAATTAAGCGTTATGACAAATGCCGGAATTTCAATCCATGATAGCATAAAAGAGGTAGCAAAGTCCACCGAGGATAAAAAACTAAAGGCGATATTTACTACGCTAAACGACGATCTTAACCAAGGACAAAGCCTTACCGACGCTATTATGAAATTTAAAAATCAACTAGGCGACGTAGTTATAGCCATGATAAAACTAGGTGAAAATACCGGTAATATGTCGGAGTCTTTACAAAAACTATCTGATATATTACAAGAGATTTGGGAAAATCAGAGAAAATTTAAAAAAGCTATGAGATATCCCATAACCGTAATGTCGGCTATGGCCATTGCCTTTATAGTACTTATGATGTATGTCGTACCTAAATTTAGAGAGATTTTTGAGCAGCTTGGAGCAGATTTGCCAACCCCGACTATTATACTACTCGGTATAGAAAGCGCTCTTAGTAATTACGGTCTTTATATGTTAATTGGTCTTATAGCTACTATTTTCATTATGAAGCATCTGTATAAAACCAATCAAGAGTTTAAGTATGGCTTTGATAAATTTTTATTAAAGGTGTACTTAATAAATAAAATCATATTTTATTCTACCATGAATAGATTTAACCTAATTTTTACAGAACTAGTTAGAGCCGGTATTCCGATAGCGGAGGCTTTAGAAACAGCGACATTGACGGTTGATAACCAAGAAATACACGATAAGCTCGCAACCATAAAAATAGCCGTCCAAAGAGGTATATCGCTAACGGAAGCTATGAGAGATACCGAACTTTACGAGAGTATGCTTATTCAGATGCTAAGCGCAGGCGAAAGAGGCGGCGCGATAGACGCAATGCTTGAAAAAGTAACGGATTATTATAAAGCCAAATTTAGTGACCTAGTAGATAATATATCAGGCTATATAGAGCCTATTATGCTTTTATTTATGG
The nucleotide sequence above comes from uncultured Campylobacter sp.. Encoded proteins:
- the hslU gene encoding HslU--HslV peptidase ATPase subunit gives rise to the protein MNLTPKEIVKFLDDYVIGQKDAKKIIAIALRNRYRRMKLDKTMQDDIMPKNILMIGSTGVGKTEIARRLSKMMGLPFIKVEASKYTEVGFVGRDVESMVRDLAAASVNLVKAEQREKNREKIDEYVKDKIIKKLLPPLPTGASEEKKADYEKSYEKMMSRLENGDLDDLNIEIEVVQNSFDAGANVPPDMAQMQESFVKIIGLSNKTVKKEMKVKDAKEALKNEASDKILDMESIKTEAVRRAENEGIIFIDEIDKVAVSSGNSGRQDPSKEGVQRDLLPIVEGSTVTTKFGAIKTDHILFIAAGAFHISKPSDLIPELQGRFPLRVELDSLDENALYQILTQPKNSLLKQYEALLKTENVELKFNDEAIRAIAKIAQNANEKMEDIGARRLHTVIERVIEDISFEANEHGGETVEVDKALVEKRLSDVVEDQDLARYIL
- the hslV gene encoding ATP-dependent protease subunit HslV translates to MFHATTILAYKGKNKSVIGGDGQVSFGNTVLKGNAVKIRKIHGGNVLAGFAGSTADAFNLFDMFENNLEHAKGDLLKAVIEFSKEWRKDKYLRKLEAMMLVLDREKIFLLSGTGDVVEPEDGKIAAIGSGGNYALSAARALDKFAQIDEEELVKESLKIAGEICIYTNTNIKTYVLE
- a CDS encoding argininosuccinate synthase; the encoded protein is MKKDVKKVVLAYSGGLDTSIILKWLQDEYKCEVVTFTADIGQGEELEPARQKALELGIKPENIFIEDLKEEFARDFVFPMFRANAVYEGEYLLGTSIARPLIAKKQAEIAAKVGADGVSHGATGKGNDQVRFELGYYALGDNLTIIAPWREWDLNSREKLLKYAEKNGIKIEKKPGKSPYSMDANLLHISYEGLVLENPAQAPEADMWRWTVSPKDAPNESEIIEIGYEKGDPVSINGKKMSPAALLAELNRLGAKHGIGRLDLVENRSVGMKSRGCYETPGGTIMLKAHRAIESITLDRGAAHLKDELMPRYAELIYNGYWWSPERIMLQALIDKSQENVNGTVKVELYKGNVIVLGRDSKTDNLFSEAFCTFEEDSVFDQKDANGFIKLNALRFIIGRKNGRKFN
- the mshL gene encoding pilus (MSHA type) biogenesis protein MshL, which encodes MLSLKLNRIIPISIFTALTLSSLNAGSCDNRVFNLKINEQVTVQEVLTQLSDMCHFSIVSKDQFAKDAIGEQIFGVNIKDKTLNEIFALLLSEKDMSYTFSQDVLKISSLQTKTFKIDYITSIREGTAITKASVDSAPTEVGEEQEDQAAGDIGSGGGKLDNIIKTTEKFDFWEKLDTEIKAILNNTTESIVAPDPVINANAGLVTVTGTAAQLRRVSEYIKDIQERLKKQVVIDVSIVSVELANSYTKGVDWSKFNIGFKTGLYNRPVTTGVTETVGQDANGNPTTTLSRTYGLIPANDLFWSNRGNGLGGGFSQSMNLIAGFNFNLDGVLNFLETNGRTKIVSSPKITTLNNQQALISVGDNVNYRVQQESQNNNSLNGRTTVTYKQYSVFIGILLNILPEVSDDNKIMLRINPSLSSFKYNEDDTRQSTAIREIAPDTVQKKLSTVVQVNSGDTIVLGGLIAQSKGKENTKVPFLGDIPVLGNAFKSTKDNLRTTELVFIITPRIVDISNPTPINQSLKDLGFSRSIYER
- the pilO gene encoding type 4a pilus biogenesis protein PilO, which encodes MRNDNIFTKIDNYFDNKKPSEVSVMLLASLILSGVVIYYAIMPYAQEYHDNAMSENSSVTTKLNEVNSKLDSLSLNNDRNNDRNFKINQEKNSIKQLQIKLADTQKMNQYFDDKLKELSYLIFSEQSWADFLDNLALLANKNNVKITKISNTFKEPSAEKIEQMLDINISVDGGFKDIVGYINAIEESKLVVDVSNIDINSTNGKLKGNLGVYVWGIKYQ
- the era gene encoding GTPase Era — translated: MKSGFVSIIGRTNAGKSSLLNFLLDAKITIVSHKQNATRRKISGIVMNGEDQIVFTDTPGLHESNKTLNKLMINEAIKSMGDCDAIVFLAPIHDDIDDYVKFLNLNPQKPHILVLTKVDEVSNAKVLEKIAQYQKFQDKFTALLPFSIKKQTYKKPLLDEICKLLPEHEYFYDPEFLTPTNEKEIFREFILEALYDNLSDEIPYSTDVLIDKVKEKPEITEIYATIITEREIHKSMIIGKNGQTIKRIGINSRKLISNFTGQKILVKLVVVVKKDWRKDEKTIKSLNIL
- the rplI gene encoding 50S ribosomal protein L9, producing MKVLLIKDVKSLGKAGEIKEVKEGYGNNFLIGKGFAKAATPDVLRQYEAEQKRKAEELKYEIANIEKLKSEIEKITLKVKKPLGANGALFGAVTKDEISEALEKNHHLVVDKKAFDFAHTIKATGIYEVDVKLGHAVRATLKLDVEGE